GGAATATCCGCAAAAGCAAACGCTTGCCAGCGAAGCTGACTGCCAGTATCGCTCGTAACCCTGTATTACGGGAAGCTAACCATTTGTTCTCGCATAGTGTCTGGCCTGAGCGCTGCTCACACCATCTACCTGGCAGGTGGCAACGTCGTTGTCCTGGATAAGCAGGGTAAGTAGAATCGCGATTCTTGATATTTCGCCTGGGACATGCCTTGATTTCGCTGTGACGAGTTTCACGAGTGCTATTTCACAGGCTGGATGGTGGAAACATGCGAAATCTGGCATTTTGGCTCCCATGGCACGTCCTAGCCATTTCCATATACTGACCGACATGTGCCTGCGTACAGGTTTCTTCGGAGGAAACTCCACCAAAGCCACATCCGGTATCAACGGTGCCTTGACAAGAACACAGGTCGAGCACGGTATTCCCGACAGTGTCAAGCAGTTCTACGACGATACCCTCAAGTCAGCCCGTGACAAGGCTCGCCCCGATCTCATCAAGGTCCTTACCTACAagtctgctgctgctgttgagtGGCTCCAGGACGTGTTTGACCTCGACCTCACTCTCGTCTCCCGTCTCGGGTAAGTTTTATACATTCTCACGACCCATCTACATAATTTCGGCATTTCAACCGTCTACGGGCGGATTTTTGCGGGAAGCTGAGATGGAATTCCATGGATCATGAAGTTAACGTTGTACAGTGGTCACTCGCAGCCCCGAACCCACCGTGGTCATGATGCCAAGTTCCCTGGTATGGCCATCACCTACGCCCTCATGCAGCGCATCGAAGAGCTTTCCGAGACCGAGCCTCACCGAGTCACGATCATCAAGAAGGCTCGCGTCACCAATCTGAACAAGGATGGCAACAACATCACTGGTGTCACCtacgaggccgacggccagACTGCCTCTCTCGACGGCCCTGTTGTTCTGGCGACTGGCGGTTATGCCGCCGACTTTGGAGACACTTCTCTGCTCCAGAAGCATCGCCCCGATACCATGGGACTTGCCACCACCAACGGCACCCACGCCACTGGTGACGGCCAGAAGatggtcatggccattggcggcaatggcatcgacatggacaaggtgCAGGTCCACCCCACTGGCCTGGTCGACCCCAAGGACCCTGGATCCAAGTGGAAGTTCCTGGCTGCCGAGGCTCTCCGTGGTGAGGGTGGCATCCTCCTCAACGGCGATGGTGACCGATTCTGCGATGAGCTCGGCCACCGCGACTATGTCTCCGGCATGATCttcaaggagaaggacaagggcaagTACCCCGTCCGCCTTATCCTCAACTCCAAGGCCTCCAAGACACTCGACTTCCACACCCGCCATTACTCTGGCCGTGGTCTCATGCGAAAGATGACGGGCCaggaactggccaaggagattggcTGCACTCCTGACCATCTCCAGAAGACCTTCCAGACGTACAACTCCATTGCCGATGGCAAGCAGAAGGACCCTTGGGGCAAGAAGTTCTTCCACAACATGCCCGTGGATATCAACGACGACTTCCACGTTGCTCTTATGGAGCCCGTCCTCCACTTCACCATGGGTGGTATTGAGATCAACGACAAGGCACAGGTCCTCAACCAGGAGAAGAAGCCCTTTGACGGTCTCTTCGCCTGTGGCGAgttggctggtggtgttcACGGCGCCAACCGTCTGGGTGGCTCTTCGCTGCTCGGCTGCGTCGTTTACGGCCGTGTTGCTGGTGACTCGGCTAGCAACTACCTCTTCCAGCAGGCCCTTTCCGGCTCGGCCGCTGgggccgccgcccagcgtCTGGGACAAATCTCCCTTCACCTCGATCCCTCCGCCCCTGGCAAGCTGACCGTCGAGTGGGCCAACGGTGGCTCGGGCTCCGGTGCTGTTGCCGTCCAGCAGCAGGCCGGCGCcgctcctgctgctgccgctcccGCCGGTGAgtccgccgccaaggccaagccCGACCCCAAGGCCTTCAAGATCCCCGAGACCGAATACACTATGGAGGAGGTGGCTAAACATAACAAGGAGGGCGACCTGTGGGTGGTAGTTAAGGGCGTCGTCATGGACCTCAGCAACTGGCTCGACGAGCACCCCGGCGGTCCCCAGGCCATTAAGAACTTCATGGGCCGCGACGCCACCGAGGAGTTTGAGATGTTGCACGACGACGAAGTTATCCCCAAGTACGCCCCCGAGCAGGTCATTGGCCGTGTCAAGGGCCAGGAGCCAACGCTCGAGTTCTAAGCGATTTTGGTAAAAGCAGTGACTCGGGTAAGGGATTCGGCCTGGAAGGGCTTGTGTACTAATGATGAACAATGGGGAGCAGAGAGTCGAGAGGCGTTTTCATTTGTTTTGTCCTTGGCTAAAAGAAGGCGGGGTTTATATGCACATAGAACATGAACAGATGGGAAAGTTGGAACAAGGAGACTGAGGTTTAGGAGGCAAGAGCTGAGGATAGAGCATCTCGGCGTGCCTGGGCATGATTCCCCTCGTGCCGGATGTCATTTCAGACCAGCACTTGTAGGCGCATTTGGATATTTGTTTTTGCTGTCGAtgttttctcttcttttttcattGTACTGATAGTTGGGTGCGCATCAATCGACATGTAAAAGCATAATTTTGAGGAATCTTGCCGGCGTGTTGTGACATGGAGTGTATGAGGTACTGTAGCATTCTTCATCGGTGACGCACGCACGCATCGGATGGAACAAGGTGCCAGAGAAGTAGAGGTAGCAAAGAGCAGGAGTCGTACTTGTCGTATAGTGAATGGTCTCGTCAATTGTAGTCTGGGAGCGGCTATTCGAACACGTGACCGAAGCTAGTGCTCCGATTGTTCGGTAGAAGCGAAGACTGCCCGCCCGCATTCGAACAAGCGCGTGCCAAAAAGCCGCGGCAATATACATACCCCGGCAATAGCTTATCCGGACTGACCCCGCTGCAAGATCAGATGAAACCTTAATCTTGGCGGACCATTGAATCAATAGCGCCTCGGTTCTGTGTTCAGTGTTGTGCTAATGCCTATCTACCCATTCCCAAAGGGCAAGTGCCGAGCGACCAGCCAATGTGTGCccgttggtggcggcggttgATAACGAACCGACATCGACCGTTGGGGAAGTATCAGGTGGGCCTGGGCTAGGGCGTGGCGTTCGTATTCTGGCGCGCAATGCATCACGAGGGGACGGGGACGGTGTAAGGCTGAGATGGGTGTCAAGAGCGGGAATGAATTGGCATATGCTACGGGGGCTCGGTGGTATATATTGCCGTTTGGGGGAGGAATTCCCACCGTGGATTGATACCGGTAGGGTTTCAGGGGGGTCAAGTCAAGCGTTTAGGCGTCGGTGATGGCCATTGGGCAGGCGTGGCGCCGCGCGTCGTGGCATGCTTTGCTCTGTCTACTGTTGCGTGCCTGTCTTGTTCACGTGGAAATCTTGGGCTTGGCTCGGCTGCGCAATCTTGATGAGTGCTAGTGGGAACGGGGTGCATCTGTCACGGCATTTGCGCTGCCAATATGGAGGAACCTCTGGCAGGTCGTCATGTTTATGCATCACGATTCACGGCATCTCGCGACCGGCATTCTCGTCAGTGTAGCGTCTTGTCTGTATTACTGGGGAGAATTTGCCCCCTCGGTGGCTGGCTACTGCTAGGAAGAAAACCAGACGGTCAATTCTCTCTGTGATGGGGGACTCGTGCTACAGGGGCCCCTTGTCGGACGGGTAGTCTGGCATCTGGTGGGCGGgggcgacgtcgacgtcgtttTGCAGCGAGCCGTACAAGAGGTGGTCGAAGGGGTGGTCGTGGGCGGAGGCGAGGAGCTGGTCGCGGAGGTAGTCGGGGGAGACGGGGGGGTGGTCGCGGGTCTCGGCGCCGCAGTGGttcatggcggcggccgggcTGAGCTCGGCGGAGCGGAAGGCGAGCTCGTGGTCGAAGCGGTGGGCGGCGGAGCGGAGGTCGTCCGGGCCGGGGACGCGGTAGGgcatcgccgccgacgcggGCCGGTGTGCCTCGCGGgcccgccgcagcagccggTTGAGCAGCCGGTACTCAAAGTCGTGCAGGCTGCCGAGCCGCGAGTGCGCGCCgaactcgtcgtcgccgtcgccgccgccgccgctccgCGTGAGGCCGTCGGCCTTGAGcacggcgtcgatggcgcgCCAGGCCCGgtcgacgagctcgccggGCCCGCGGGCGCACAGCTCCGTCAGGATGTAGGCGATGGCGTACCACTGCACGTGCGAGAGGCAGAACCAGCTCCAGCGCGCGGTGGGCAGGCCCGTGTACAGCAGCACCTGCGACTCGATGATGGTGACGGCGCGCACGAGCAGGCCGTCGCGGACGCCGGCCGAGAGCCCGCCGCAGGTGGCCAGGCGCAGCGACGGGAAGTAGGCGACGAGCCACATCTTGCTGAGCAGGGTGCACGAGACGAGCGCCGTGTACCAGTAGAAGGGGTCGGCGGGGTCGTGGCCGACGAAGAGGCGCTGCAGCGCGTCCTGGTACCCggtgatgacggcggcgcggcgcgcgAGCCCGTCGGCGGTGTGCAGCCGGCCGCAGGGGCCGACGGTGCCCGGCGACAGGCTCTGCAGCGTCTGGAAGGCCGCCGTGGCGCGCGACGTGACCATGCCAAAGGCCATCTCGGTGAAGCCGACGCGCGAGGCGGGCAGGTGCGCGAGCCCGGGGCCCaggtcggcgtcgtcgaggttGCGCGGCATCTGCGTGTCCCAGCCCGAGGCGTGCATCGAGGTCCGGTAGCCCgagtcctcggcggcgcgggcgtcgAGCGTGCAGATGGTCCACCACAGCCGGCGCCGGGACTCGACGACAAAGGCCGGCAGGCCGAAGTGCGTGCCGTCGCGGTGCAGGCCCATGTTCTGCGCGAGCCGCGCCGCGATCGACGTCAGCGACCACATGAGCCGCAGGTTGCAGTAGCTGCGCAGGCtgccgaggaagacggcgaaggcctgcagcaccaccacctcgtccGTCTCGAGCAGCCGCGCCCGCGCCAGCGCCCGCTCCATGCCGGCCTTGTACCGGCCCACGAGCACGCGCTTGTCGCCGCCCAGCGCCGCCCGGCACTCCTCGTCCGGGAGgctggccacggcggcgaaGTAGACGGCGAACAGcagcgcctcgacgcccgCCGGCATGTCGCCGCCCGCCCGGCCCTGGTACCGGAGCACCACGGGCTCCACCGTCGGCATGTGCAGCACGCGGATGATGGGGTAGCAGTTCTCCTTGTACAGCCGCCAGTACACGGCGAACTCGTCCGGCGCCGGGTGCAGCGGGCCCGCGTTCGCGAGGCTGGGGCCGAGTCCCAGTATCGACGTCGGCTGCTCGTCGCCCTGCTCGCGCcgcgcctcctcctcctcggccaggtcctccaggatgctggcggcgccgtccACCTAGAATGAGAGCAGGGGATTTAGTCACTGTATCCGAGCgagagagggggggggtCTCCGTGTCAAGTTTGTCTTCTGGTTACCTTTTCTGTCAGGTTGGCCCAAAAGTTGCTCACAATGTAACGGCTTCGCccgtcgccgacggcaagctggccaaactCTGTCTGTAATTGTGtcacctcgtcctcgtcctcgtcgtcgtcctcctcgtgcAACCCGGGCACGCCGTCGGCATCATGTGCGGCATGCGGCTGGGCCGGGGATGCCGTGTGTCCCCGGCTTGaggcgccgtcgccgccctcgtgTGGCCCCGACAGCGACTCCAACTTGGCCCTGAGCTGCTGGACGACGCCCTCGAGATACCGGACGCGCTCCAGCGCTCCCGCGCCGGAGTACTGCCTCGTCGAGGGCCTCCTGGGCACAAAGACGCATTCCGTGCCGGCCCGGCGGCAGTTGGCGCACGGGTCGGTCCTGTCGCACTTCTTcctccgccggcggcaggACAAGCAGGAATAGGGCTGCAAGCCGGCAGTTGCGGActcggccgccgcggcgccgtcCTCGGGTGCTGCTTCGGGTTTCATTAGGcaaggggggggggatgaAGCTACAGCCGCGGTGCTCGCAGACTCGTAGTGTCCGTCTTTTAAACCTTGGAGCAAAAGAGAAGCAAGatgcatactccgtactctggTTGGGCTGAcaaggacatctggagacAGGGTGGGTTTGGGTAAAACCTCGGCAGCTTACACATGTAAGTGGCCGGAATGCCAACGTCGACCGTCTTGCACACGGGGAGCTCGGGTTTGAAAACTATAAAAATTTTTTGGCTTTTGCCTGGTCTGGCAAGCTTCTCTGGCTTGGGTCTGGTACACCCAGGCACACTGTATGTCACTAGGCCCAGCCTGATGTAGTGCCTGCACTATTATTTACATGGGTCTGAAAAATAAAATTGAATTAATATTAACTTGTTTGTTTCCTTCTCATGTCAAATGATAATTCGAACATGATACAAGAATCGTGCAGGCACAATATCTACTAACACAGCATTGGGCTGTACCAAGCCGACAACAGTAATAGACCAAAAAAATAGACCGTCTGCGCAACATGAGATATcaaattaatatattttgGCTGAAATGGACAAATTCTACGCTGCCTGCTTTGGTCCCCTTTACCACGGggaaaaaataataataaccacCCTCCCTCCTCAGTCTTCACAAAAGGTCGTCGTTGACACTCTCCAGCTTCTGGAGCTGCCCGACAATCTTGTCCTCGGACAGCATGAGCCGGTAATTATTCCACCACGGCAGGTATCCCGCCCCctgggcgtcgtcggcgccgaaCCGAAACGTCTCCTCCCCCTCGGGCGAGACCTCCCCCTTGACCGCGTCCAGACGAGGCGGCACGGCGCCGCTGCGCCCGCGGGCGTGGCCGCCGTCGGTGGCCAGCGCCGCCCGCAGCACCTGGTTCTCTATAAACAGGTCCCGTAtccggtgccgccgccgctggttCTCCAGCATGGTCTcctttgtcgtcttctccagctccgccgCCCGCTCCTCCaggtccttgaccttgcgcTCCTTTCTCTGCCGAAACGCGCGCTGTCTGCCGGCCCGAAAATCAAATCATTAGCTGAATTTCGAGCAGGGCAAGGGAGGGGGAGTAGAAGGCAAGGAACTTACGCTGCTCGGTTCTGTGCCTgtctcttcttggccttgtcctcggggGGGCCTTTGTCGCCGTCGGGcgtgccggcggcgggcttTGCCGTTTCACACGGGCACAGGTGCAGTATCCGCGCGTCGGCGTCCATGATGACTGTGCTGGGGAGTGCGTCGCAGCCGTGGGcgtggccggcgccggctgGCTTCGACAGGTACCGCTGGACCGGCAGCGGGCGGGATCTGGTGTCGTGGCTGAAAAAGGACATTTCGTACGTGGTGCTCGCAGGGCTGTCGGACTTTTTTGATTCTCGGTTAGACAAGACGCATCCCGACGGCAGGGACCAGAGGCGTGAAAAGACGTGACACGCAGGAGGTGGACTGTACCCTGGGAGTGAAGCACCCGGTGACAGGATTGACAAAGTAGTCGCCGCTGATGTACGACGGCGGGAGGCATAACGAGGCGTCCGAGTCGGCGGGCTGGTGGGCGAGATAGTGGTTGTTGCCGGCGACGTCAATCATTCTGATGAAGGTGGACGGGAGAAAAGGGCAGGCTCTGATGGGAGGTTTTTTTCGCCCGAGGCACGGCAACAGGGGTCAAGTATTTATATGCGCAGGGGACGGGCTCGGTTCAACGCAATGTTGGGACTGCAGCTATTCGGGGCCTGGGGCGTGTCAGAGCACCGGTCGGTGAGCACTGAGAACATTAACATTGAAGCCGTCAATTGGCCTCGTGGAGTCGCGCCAATGGCACCCGGGGCTAGGCAGGCATTCTGCGGCAAGCCGGCCTTATGCTGGCAAATGAGCGGCGCGCGCCCCACGGCCTTTATGCGCATCCCATCTCGATTCCTGCCCCATTTGATAGGAGCCTTGCCGGGGTGGAGACGCCTTGCCGGGGTGGAGTCTTGGCAAAGCCCGACAgcagacatctggacaacTTC
The DNA window shown above is from Metarhizium brunneum chromosome 1, complete sequence and carries:
- the osm1 gene encoding Fumarate reductase, coding for MAPRVIVVGGGLSGLSAAHTIYLAGGNVVVLDKQGFFGGNSTKATSGINGALTRTQVEHGIPDSVKQFYDDTLKSARDKARPDLIKVLTYKSAAAVEWLQDVFDLDLTLVSRLGGHSQPRTHRGHDAKFPGMAITYALMQRIEELSETEPHRVTIIKKARVTNLNKDGNNITGVTYEADGQTASLDGPVVLATGGYAADFGDTSLLQKHRPDTMGLATTNGTHATGDGQKMVMAIGGNGIDMDKVQVHPTGLVDPKDPGSKWKFLAAEALRGEGGILLNGDGDRFCDELGHRDYVSGMIFKEKDKGKYPVRLILNSKASKTLDFHTRHYSGRGLMRKMTGQELAKEIGCTPDHLQKTFQTYNSIADGKQKDPWGKKFFHNMPVDINDDFHVALMEPVLHFTMGGIEINDKAQVLNQEKKPFDGLFACGELAGGVHGANRLGGSSLLGCVVYGRVAGDSASNYLFQQALSGSAAGAAAQRLGQISLHLDPSAPGKLTVEWANGGSGSGAVAVQQQAGAAPAAAAPAGESAAKAKPDPKAFKIPETEYTMEEVAKHNKEGDLWVVVKGVVMDLSNWLDEHPGGPQAIKNFMGRDATEEFEMLHDDEVIPKYAPEQVIGRVKGQEPTLEF
- the bik5_1 gene encoding Bikaverin cluster transcription factor bik5, giving the protein MKPEAAPEDGAAAAESATAGLQPYSCLSCRRRRKKCDRTDPCANCRRAGTECVFVPRRPSTRQYSGAGALERVRYLEGVVQQLRAKLESLSGPHEGGDGASSRGHTASPAQPHAAHDADGVPGLHEEDDDEDEDEVTQLQTEFGQLAVGDGRSRYIVSNFWANLTEKVDGAASILEDLAEEEEARREQGDEQPTSILGLGPSLANAGPLHPAPDEFAVYWRLYKENCYPIIRVLHMPTVEPVVLRYQGRAGGDMPAGVEALLFAVYFAAVASLPDEECRAALGGDKRVLVGRYKAGMERALARARLLETDEVVVLQAFAVFLGSLRSYCNLRLMWSLTSIAARLAQNMGLHRDGTHFGLPAFVVESRRRLWWTICTLDARAAEDSGYRTSMHASGWDTQMPRNLDDADLGPGLAHLPASRVGFTEMAFGMVTSRATAAFQTLQSLSPGTVGPCGRLHTADGLARRAAVITGYQDALQRLFVGHDPADPFYWYTALVSCTLLSKMWLVAYFPSLRLATCGGLSAGVRDGLLVRAVTIIESQVLLYTGLPTARWSWFCLSHVQWYAIAYILTELCARGPGELVDRAWRAIDAVLKADGLTRSGGGGDGDDEFGAHSRLGSLHDFEYRLLNRLLRRAREAHRPASAAMPYRVPGPDDLRSAAHRFDHELAFRSAELSPAAAMNHCGAETRDHPPVSPDYLRDQLLASAHDHPFDHLLYGSLQNDVDVAPAHQMPDYPSDKGPL